The Mucilaginibacter gracilis genomic interval AAAGTGCCCGATAAAATGATGCTATGCGCGCTACCGTACCCATGCAACACAAAGGTGTGGGTTGGCTTTACTACCAACAACGAGTTTGTTTGGCCATTGCCCTCAACCTGTTGCGTATTAGCAGGGTCGCGCATCCAATTGCCATCTACAATAAATTTGTAACCGTAGTTTCCGGCAGGCAAAACGCAGGGAAGGGCCCAACCATAGTTTGTTTTTTTGAGGTGTATTTCGTTGGTTTTCCAATTATTAAAATCGCCTGCAAGCACCACATTTTTAGCATTGGCAAAACCTTTTAGCTTAAACATAACCTGGGTACCCAAATTTAATACCGAAACAGGCTTGCCCGATACATCGGTACTCACATCCGGATTAGCCGGATCGGTTATTGGTTTTCCATCTACCAAAAAACGGTAGGTATGCATGCCTTCGGCCAGGTAAAATGCTTTTATCCAATAATTATTTTGTGGGGTTAATATTAACTCGTTGCCGTTAAAATTGTTAAAACTACCTGCTAAAGTTACGCGGGAAGCTTTGGTGAAGCCGGCAAGTTTAAAGGTGTGGTTATAACTGAAGTAAACCGAGTTACGGTTGCCAGCGCCATCGTCTTCTAAAAGGGCGTTATTGGGGTCGCTAATCCACCTGCCGCTAACAATAAATTTGTAAAGGTATTTGCCGGGTTGCAGTTTTATGTCTGCAATCCAACCGCTGTCGGTTTTTAGCATTTTGCCGCTCAGGGTATTCCAATCGTTAAAATTACCCGATAGCAATACCTTTTTAGCCGCTAAATTTCCGGGAAGGTAAAACCTTGTAATGCCCGATGCTAATTCCCTTGTGGTTTGCTTGTTAAAGTTATTTACACCATACAGTACAAAACCAGGGTAGCCGGGCCGGGCAGCGTTAACATTACCCAAACCGTTACGGGTTATTAAAACAGGACGCATTTGCGGATTACGGCCCAGTTCGTCAAGCGGCCGGGAAAGCATGAGTTGGTTATTTTGCAGTTTTTTTACCACCCATCCACTTTTTTCGAGTTCTAAAAAATTGCCCTTCAATAGCTTTTCGGCATTGGTTTCGGTTATATCCGCAATACGCAACAAACTATCTATGGCATATTTGCTTAGTTTCAGGTCAACATACAACACCATTTGGTCGTTGTTAATGGTAAAAGCATTTTTATGCACTTGCCCAAGTACCGGGTTTACGGTATTAAGCAATACCATAAACAGCAATAATATGTGGCGGTGTTTAAACATTAATTTTTCAATTTCTCGTACATGGTAAACTCTTTTTTAACAAAATTGATGCTAAAAACGGCTCTTACAAAAAAATCATAGCCTAAAATACCATCAACGGAATGTCCATAGGCCTTGCCCATCTTCTCTAAACTGGTTAGCAATACCCTATTGGTGTTAAACTGGCGACCGCCTACAACCAATTTATCAAAACGGGCATACAATACATCGTAACTACTGCCACCTATCCCTGTGAGTTTCATCCGGTTAATAATTTGCATACCGTCCATTAATTTTTTTGCCTCATGGTAATCTATCAGGTTAGTTTCGGCACCGGTATCAAATGCAAACCACATGCTGTTATCATTTATTTCGGCTTTAAAAAATATAGTATTATCGGCAATTGTAAATGGCACCTTAAGTATCGGATCGTGGTAAACAACCTCCTGAATGGGTATGTCTCCATTTTTATCGAGTTTATGAATGTATAACACGTTTTGAAACAAATCAACCGTGATAGCAAATTTAGCAAATAGTTTGGTGCCCAATAAACCCAACACTTTAATACCGTGGCTGTTTTCGATAGCCGAAAGGTTGGTTACATCTGCACTTAGCCGATCAAAACTCAATTCGGCAATACTTAGGCCCCGCACAATGGTACGAAAGCTGTTACCATTATCGCCATTAATACCACCCGCTTCTACATCACTATAATTGGTTGCATCGCGAAAGTAGGTTTGGTTAAGCACCAGATAAGGTGCGCCGGTATCAAGCACAAAGTTGCCTTGCAAGGTATCAATTTGTGCCTGTATAATAATGAGGTTCATTGCCCTTTTTATGGGGATAACCAGCGTATTAAATTCGCCGGAAGGTTCGGGGTCTTCAAAATGCGCATTGCTGAAAGTGATTTTACCTATGCTAACCTTAGGCAACGGCCCTGCAAAGCCCCGCGAAGCCAACAAGATAACGAGGAGTATGATAAGGTAGCGTTGCAATGGCCTGGTAGTTTTTAGTATGTATAGACAACAGGCGCGTGCTTTAGGTTACAATTAATTTCAATTAAAACAATCAATTTATCAAATATCTACCTTTAAGCCATCATAAGCCAAATGAATGCCTGGCGGCAATAAGGCGCTAACATCATGGTGCTTGCCTAAGCGGTGGCTAATATGGGTGAAATAAGTTTCCGCTGCACCTATTTCTTCGGCAAAAGCAATGGCCTCGTCTAAAGTAAAATGCGAAATGTGTTTTTCTTTTTGGAGCGCGTTTACAACCAGTATTTTAGAGCCCTTTATCTTCTCAATCTCCTCCGGGGCAATGGTTTTAGCATCGGTAATATAGGTAAAATCGCCCACCCTAAAACCAAGTACCGGCAGTTTGTAATGCATTACCTCGATAGGAATGAGTTTTACCGGGCCAATATTAAAGGGAGAATTGCTAATAGTATGCAGTTCTATTTGTGGGATACCGGGATACTTAAAATCATGAAATATGTAGGAAAATTCGCGTTTTAATGCTGTTTGTACCCGTTCGGTAGCATACACATCAATAGCACTTTGTTGCCGATAGTTAAAGGCACGTATGTCGTCCATCCCGGCAACGTGGTCCTTATGTTCGTGCGTGAATACAATAGCATCAAGATGGGTTACATGCGCACGGAGCATTTGGTACCTAAAATCGGGACCAGAGTCAATTACGATCACCTTGCCCCCGGCTTCAATCAAAACAGACGAACGCAGGCGCTTATCGCGATGGTCGGCAGATGTGCAAACCTCGCAATCGCAAGCTATAACAGGTACGCCCTGTGATGTTCCGGTGCCTAAAAACGTTATGGTCAAAATTGAATTTTAGTTTGTTTTATTTGATGTAAAAAGGCCGTTTGTTTATCGTCTAAAAGTTTACTGTCAATTTCCAGTTCTGAGAGCAATTCTATAATGGACTGTATTTTACTTTCCAGGTTAGAAAACTTATTGATAACCACAATACGGCTGCTCAATAACATACATGCCCCGGTTTTAAAATTACCTTTTTCATACCGCACCCTGTAGCCTGTTGTTTTTAGCAGCATCTCCAGTTTTTCGAGGGTGTGTTGAGTTAATGGAAAATGTGACATGGTATAGCTAATGAGTATTGCGGTAGTTAACCGTCTGTTCGCGTTGCAAATTATATATTCTTATCTCAATACGCAATACGCATTTCTCAATACTAAATTTACCTCAAATCAACCACCTCAACCCCCGGGTGCAACTTCACATCGAAGGCAAAAACCTCGTCTCCGGTTTTAAAATTGGAGTTAAAAGTTTGCATGGTGTAAGAGTATTTGTTACCATTTTTATCAAATATAAGGGCGCTGTAAATTTGCTTTTTTGCCTTATCAACAAACAAACGCACTTTAAAAATAGATTTTTTGGCGTCGGTAGGTGTCATATCTATCACCTGGCAATTTACGCCGCCTTTTTTCTCTTCGCCACTGTACACGTACTTAAAGCCTTTTTCGTAAATGGTAAAAATATGCGCCGGGTTAAGGGTTTCGTCGCCATTGGTAACGTTGTTCAGTTGCACCTCATTATCTTTTTTTAGGTACGTCCACTGCTCTTTGCCGTTGCTTATCAGTTCCTGTGCAACAGCGGGTGTTTTTCCGGTTGTGTATAGCGTAACCTTAAACTTATTGGTTTTTGATTTAGCTATTAGGGTGCCGCTTTGGGTTTCTTTAACATTGGCTTGCGGGCTTTCAAGCGTGTAAACAAAGTTGGTTTTAATTACATCGTAAGTTTTGTATTTACGGCTTACCTCGCTCAAAATAGCTTTGGCTTGTTGGTCTTTCTGTGCAAATGCTGTGTTAACCGCACTTAAAAACAATAGGGTATATATAACGTAATATCTCATAAACATTTTAAATTCTTTTAGTCTTTTGCATCCATATTACTCAAAAATTGCTCCAAAGAGTAATCATCCGGAATCAGTACTTCACGGGCCTTACTGCCCTCAAACGGGCCAACAATGCCGGCGGCTTCCAATTGGTCAATAATACGGCCAGCACGGTTGTAACCCAATTTTAACTTGCGCTGGATAAGCGACGTTGAACCCTGCTGATGCATCACAATTAAACGCGCAGCTTCTTCAAACATGGGGTCGCGGTTTTCCGAATCAAAATCTTTGGCGCTTGCTTCGCCGCCTTCGCCAACATATTCGGGCAATAAGTGCGCCGTGGCATAGCCGCGCTGGGCACCAATAAAATCGGATATTTTATCAACCTCGGGCGTATCCACAAAGGCGCATTGCAAACGGATAAGATCGTTCCCGGTTGATAACAACATATCTCCCCTACCTATTAACTGATCAGCACCGCCTGAATCCAGAATAGTGCGCGAATCGATTTTAGATTGTACCCTAAATGCTATACGCGCCGGGAAGTTAGCCTTAATAGTACCCGTAATAATATTTACCGAAGGCCGCTGTGTAGCAATAATTAGGTGTATGCCAATGGCACGGGCCAATTGCGCAAGGCGGGCTATAGGTATTTCTACCTCTTTACCTGCCGTCATCATTAAATCGGCAAACTCATCTACTATCAGCACAATAAAGGGCAAAAATCTATGTCCCTCGGTTGGCAGCAACTTACGGTTAATAAATTTGGCGTTATACTCTTTAAGGTTGCGCACCTGTGCATCCTTCAGCAAATCATACCGCTGGTCCATCTCAATACAGAGCGAATTGAGTGTATTGATAACCTTTTTTGTATCGGTAATAATGGCGTCGGCTTCGTCGGGCAATTTAGCCAAAAAGTGCCTTTCTATTTTGCGGAACAAAGTTAACTCAACCTTTTTGGGATCAACCAGCACAAATTTCAATTCCGCAGGATGTTTTTTATAGAGCAGCGAAACCAAAATAGCATTAATACCTACCGACTTACCCTGCCCTGTGGCACCTGCCATTAACAAGTGGGGCATTTTGGCTAAATCGGCAATAAATATTTCGTTACTTATGGTTTTGCCTAAAGCAATAGGCAGATCCATTGTAGTGGCCTGAAATTTTTCGGAAGCCAATACCGATCGCATCGATACCATTTCGGGGTGCTGATTTGGCACCTCAATACCAATTGTACCCTTACCCGGCATAGGCGCTATAATACGAATGCCTAAAGCCGCAAGGCTCAAAGCAATATCATCTTCCAGGTTTTTTATTTTGGAGATACGTACACCCGGGGCCGGTATAATTTCGTAAAGGGTTACGGTTGGCCCAATGGTTGCCTTAATTTTATCTATCTCAATGTTATAGTGGTTGAGGGTTTCAACAATTTTATTTTTGTTGGCCTCCAGCTCCTCGGTATTAACAGCAATTTTATTGGAGCCATAGTTCTCTAACAACTCCAACACCGGGAATTTGTAGGACGACAGATCCAACCGCGGGTCAAAAGCGCCAAATTGTGCAACCAAATCGTCGGCCGTAACCAAGTCTTCTTTTTCGATGCTCAACACATCGTTAGGCCGGGTATCGCTCACCATTAGCGGTATTTCGGTTTCGGTACTTGGCTCGGGCATTAAAGTAACCGGCTTATGTTCGGGCTCGTTAATAGGTTTTTCCACATTAAATATCGGCCCTTTTGCCACAGGTTCTAACTCTTCCGATACCTCGTTCTCAGCATAACGGGTTGATGCCAACACACCTTCCTGGCTTAACTTGCTTTTTCTGCCGGGCCACTCAACAGGTGTAAAGGGCATTTCGGGCATTATCGGTACGTTGCCTCCGCCCATGTAAGGTTCGCTAATATCGTCGGCATCATCAAATCCGGGCAAGGTGGTTGCTGGCCTTTTTTTCTCAGGAAGCTTAAAATCAATATTATAAACTATAATAAGGAAGGTTAAAGCGGCAAACACCAACAAACCGGCAGCGCCGGCACGGCCTATTTGCGCATCAATTAAGCGGTTGCTCCAAAAGCCAAACTGCCCCTCTAAAAAGTGCGGATAATCAACAATAAACCCGTGTACAAAACCAATTGCTATCGAAAAAAATACAATACCAAAAAGGGCGTAAGCAATTGTTTTGCTTATTGGGAATAAACGCACCTTAAACAAAAAACGATACCCAATAATAAAAAACACCACCACAAAAATAAACGAAGCCACGCCAAACCACTCAAACATAAATTGGTTAGATAGCAGTGCGCCAAATTTACCCAGCCAGTTATCAACGGGGCTTTTTATGCCGTTATCAATTAACTCTTGCTGGCCCTTAAACAAGTTGTGCCAGCCGCCATTTGCTTTAAGTACATAGCTCTGATCTTCCTGCCAGGTAAACAGGTACGATGTGAAGGCGATGAGAAAATAACCCGATAGTACCAGGAAAAACAAACCGCCCACTTTAATAATGCGGCCATCCTTTAAACCAAACGACGGAACGCTTTCTACCTTCGGCCTGCTAGGTTTTTCTGCCTTTACAGAGCCTTTGGCGCTACCTGTATCTTTAAAATTATTAGATTTAAACT includes:
- a CDS encoding LolA family protein: MRYYVIYTLLFLSAVNTAFAQKDQQAKAILSEVSRKYKTYDVIKTNFVYTLESPQANVKETQSGTLIAKSKTNKFKVTLYTTGKTPAVAQELISNGKEQWTYLKKDNEVQLNNVTNGDETLNPAHIFTIYEKGFKYVYSGEEKKGGVNCQVIDMTPTDAKKSIFKVRLFVDKAKKQIYSALIFDKNGNKYSYTMQTFNSNFKTGDEVFAFDVKLHPGVEVVDLR
- a CDS encoding pepsin/retropepsin-like aspartic protease family protein, coding for MQRYLIILLVILLASRGFAGPLPKVSIGKITFSNAHFEDPEPSGEFNTLVIPIKRAMNLIIIQAQIDTLQGNFVLDTGAPYLVLNQTYFRDATNYSDVEAGGINGDNGNSFRTIVRGLSIAELSFDRLSADVTNLSAIENSHGIKVLGLLGTKLFAKFAITVDLFQNVLYIHKLDKNGDIPIQEVVYHDPILKVPFTIADNTIFFKAEINDNSMWFAFDTGAETNLIDYHEAKKLMDGMQIINRMKLTGIGGSSYDVLYARFDKLVVGGRQFNTNRVLLTSLEKMGKAYGHSVDGILGYDFFVRAVFSINFVKKEFTMYEKLKN
- a CDS encoding MBL fold metallo-hydrolase; translated protein: MTITFLGTGTSQGVPVIACDCEVCTSADHRDKRLRSSVLIEAGGKVIVIDSGPDFRYQMLRAHVTHLDAIVFTHEHKDHVAGMDDIRAFNYRQQSAIDVYATERVQTALKREFSYIFHDFKYPGIPQIELHTISNSPFNIGPVKLIPIEVMHYKLPVLGFRVGDFTYITDAKTIAPEEIEKIKGSKILVVNALQKEKHISHFTLDEAIAFAEEIGAAETYFTHISHRLGKHHDVSALLPPGIHLAYDGLKVDI
- a CDS encoding FtsK/SpoIIIE family DNA translocase — protein: MPVKGNQFKSNNFKDTGSAKGSVKAEKPSRPKVESVPSFGLKDGRIIKVGGLFFLVLSGYFLIAFTSYLFTWQEDQSYVLKANGGWHNLFKGQQELIDNGIKSPVDNWLGKFGALLSNQFMFEWFGVASFIFVVVFFIIGYRFLFKVRLFPISKTIAYALFGIVFFSIAIGFVHGFIVDYPHFLEGQFGFWSNRLIDAQIGRAGAAGLLVFAALTFLIIVYNIDFKLPEKKRPATTLPGFDDADDISEPYMGGGNVPIMPEMPFTPVEWPGRKSKLSQEGVLASTRYAENEVSEELEPVAKGPIFNVEKPINEPEHKPVTLMPEPSTETEIPLMVSDTRPNDVLSIEKEDLVTADDLVAQFGAFDPRLDLSSYKFPVLELLENYGSNKIAVNTEELEANKNKIVETLNHYNIEIDKIKATIGPTVTLYEIIPAPGVRISKIKNLEDDIALSLAALGIRIIAPMPGKGTIGIEVPNQHPEMVSMRSVLASEKFQATTMDLPIALGKTISNEIFIADLAKMPHLLMAGATGQGKSVGINAILVSLLYKKHPAELKFVLVDPKKVELTLFRKIERHFLAKLPDEADAIITDTKKVINTLNSLCIEMDQRYDLLKDAQVRNLKEYNAKFINRKLLPTEGHRFLPFIVLIVDEFADLMMTAGKEVEIPIARLAQLARAIGIHLIIATQRPSVNIITGTIKANFPARIAFRVQSKIDSRTILDSGGADQLIGRGDMLLSTGNDLIRLQCAFVDTPEVDKISDFIGAQRGYATAHLLPEYVGEGGEASAKDFDSENRDPMFEEAARLIVMHQQGSTSLIQRKLKLGYNRAGRIIDQLEAAGIVGPFEGSKAREVLIPDDYSLEQFLSNMDAKD